A window of the Oncorhynchus kisutch isolate 150728-3 linkage group LG12, Okis_V2, whole genome shotgun sequence genome harbors these coding sequences:
- the LOC116376476 gene encoding mucin-2-like, which yields MTTNTMTVAPTITTCSHTTTTATATTTTATTTTTTSAPQTTTDDPTTSTATPMPSTAVAMKSTAVATTITAANETTTSASMTTTAIAPTTTETAPTTTVVLTTTTAAPTTTIAAPTPTTAFPMTTTVAATTTTAADSTTTDAPTTIQKMLTTTTAAPRTTTASPTTTTAVLTTTTASTTKTTVTAATTTTDLATKTTLSPTKTTAAPTTTTAAHTTTTLQTQEEELYPQKPQRHPDHHKLKHQQQKGQQHPKPCEQPTTTVVPTKTTAAPTTTTAASVTTTKTVASTTTVIQTTTTTDVPPTTTASPTTTIAAATTTTAAATTTKAIPTTTDAPGTYTSTTTTTAAAPTTTASPTSTTASPTSNTDAATTTTAVQPISTAVPTTTTASPTTTIAAATTTTATTTKAIPTTTDAPGTTTDAPGTTTSTTTTTAAAPTSTACPTSTKASPASNTDATKTTTAARPTSTAVPTTTTASPTTIIAAATTTTATTTKAIPTTTDAPGTTTSTTTTTSAAPTTTASSTSTTASATSNTDAATTTTAVQPISTAVPTTTTASPTTTIAAATTTTATITKATPTTTDAPGTTTSTMTTTSAAPTTTASPTLPTASPTSNTDAAKTTTATTTKAIPTTTDALGTTTSTMTTTATAPTTTAIPTSTTASPTSNTDAATTTTAGPTTSTAVRTTTVATPTTTTAAATTTTAFYTTTTASPMITTAVTMITPASATTTTPVAPTTTVAPTSDSTDPPTANEGVLILHFRLNRTFLEDYKSPQSNEYLNLASNLTSELNQGFKRIYPVIFLRCIIISFWSGSVGVTTNLIFTSQSVVPDVTNVEVSLKISIDTFTVFLNVIIGSIKAELQQSTTATTPTNTTTANPTIATAYHTTTTAASTTTTSMATTTTAAPQTTTYVSTTTTATPMTSTAVALKSTVVATTITAAIETTTSASMTTTAVATKTIATAPTTTVATTTTPAAPTTTTDAPTTTSYLITTTTAFPTTTIASSYTTTADPTTTTAFPTTTTVAATSTTALDTKTTISPSKTSASARTTKAIHTTTESLPTTTTSLPTTTTAPATTSEALPTTTEPLPTTTAVNPTKITDSPTKNTSAPTTTAAPTTIIASISTNTAAPTTTTYAPTTTTASPITSTAEASKSTAEATKNTIAPTTTTSSSTTTTAAPTTTTAVATSTKAAETTTDVLPTTTSALTTVTDSPTTTTIAPTTTAAPTTTKPLSTTTRAPATTSEALPTTTEPLPTTTTAPATTSEDLPTTTEPLPTTTTSAPTTTAAPTTIIAYITTSTASPKTTTATLMTSTAAAMTSTAVATTTTDALTTTTTTAAPIINTAAPTTTTSAPPTTTASPITSTAEASTSTAEATKTTIAPTTTTTEPLPTTTTSAPTTTAAPTTIIASITTSTASPKTTTATLMTSTAAAMTSTAEATTTTDALTTAVASTTTDAPTTIQKMLTTTTEAPRTTTASPTTTTAVLTTTTASTTKTTVTAATTTTDLATKTTLSPTKTTAAPTPTTTAHTTTTLQTQEEELHPQKPQRHPDHHKLKHQQQKGQQHPKPCEQPTTTVVPTKTTAAKTTTTAASATTTKTVASTTTAIQTTTTTAVPPTTTASPTTTIAAATTTIATATTTKAIPTTTDAPGTSMSTMTTTAAAPTTTASSTSTTASATSNTDAATTTTAVQPISTAVPTTTTASPTTTIAAATTTTATITKATPTTTDAPGTTTSTMTTTSAAPTTTASPTLPTASPTSNTDAAKTTTATTTKAIPTTTDALGTTTSTMTTTAAAPTTTAIPTSTTASPTSNTDAATTTTAGPTTSTAVRTTTVATPTTTTAAATTTTAFYTTTTASPMITTAVTMITPASATTTTPVAPTTTVAPTSDSTDPPTANEGVLILHFRLNRTFLEDYKSPQSNEYLNLASNLTSELNQGFKRIYPVIFLRCIIISFWSGSVGVTTNLIFTSQSVVPDVTNVEVSLKISIDTFTVFLNVIIGSIKAELQQSTTATTPTNTTTANPTIATAYHTTTTAASTTTTSMATTTTAAPQTTTYVSTTTTATPMTSTAVALKSTAVATTITAAIETTTSASMTTTAVATKTIATAPTTTVATTTTPAAPTTTTDAPTTTSYLITTTTAFPTTTIASSYTPTADPTTTTAFPTTTTVAATSTTALDTKTTISPSKTSASARTTKAIHTTTESLPTTTTSPPTTTTAPATTSEALPTTTEPLPTTTAVNPTKITDSPTKNTSAPTTTAAPTTTTTASPITPTAEASKITAEATKNTIAPTTTTSSSTTTTAAPTTTTAVATSTKAAETTTNLLPTTTSALTTVTDSPTTTTIAPTTTAAPTTTKPLSTTTRAPATTSEALPTTTEPLPTTTTAPATTSEDLPTTTEPLPTTTTSAPTTTAAPTTIIAYITTSTASPKTTTATLMTSTAAAMTSTAVATTTTDALTTTTTTAAPIINTAAPTTTTSAPPTTTASPITSTAEASTSTAEATKTTIAPTTTTTEPLPTTTTSAPTTTAAPTTIIASITTSTASPKTTTATLMTSTAAAMTSTAEATTTTDALTTTTTTAAATTITTSTATTSKTSPTTTTAAPTTNTAAPTTTTTTPTTTTASPITSTAEASTSTAEATKTTIAPTTTTSYSTTTTAAPTTTADATTTKATATTTIVMPTTTTSAPTTITDLPTTNTIAPTTAADPPTKVFPTTTAAPTKTRAPATTTKALHTTTEPLPTTTEPLPTTTTSAPTTTAAPTTIIASITTSTASPKTTTATLMTSTAAASTSTAVATTTTDALTTTTTSEDFPTTTEPLPTTTTAPATTSEDLPTTTEPLPTTTTAPATTSEHSFPQHNHSNTNDIYSSSYDKYSCSYNHYRCSHNNHYHSCFYNNNNSYSNNTQNLAHNNHICTNHNHSISNNIYSRGFNNSANINHSSSHYTHSFTIDNHSCCKDHQHPPHNNHSFSHNNHSCCNYHSYSCTNVNYSC from the exons ATGACTACCAACACAATGACAGTTGCTCCCACAATTACCACATGTTCCCACACAACAACCACTGCAACTGCTACAACAACCACAGCCACTACAACAACAACCACATCTGCTCCCCAAACAACAACAGATGATCCAACAACAAGCACAGCCACACCAATGCCATCTACAGCTGTGGCTATGAAAAGTACAGCTGTGGCAACAACAATCACAGCTGCAAACGAAACAACCACATCGGCATCAATGACAACCACAGCCATAGCTCCGACAACCACAGAAACAGCTCCAACAACAACAGTTGtactcacaacaaccacagctgctcccacaacaaccatagCTGCTCCAACACCAACCACAGCTTTCCCCATGACAACCACAGTTGCTGCTACTACAACAACAGCTGCGGATTCAACAACCACAGATGCACCCACAACAATCCAAAAAATGTTGACAACAACTACAGCAGCTCCCAGAACCACCACAGCTTCCcctacaacaaccacagctgtactcacaacaaccacagcatcTACCACAAAAACCACAGTAACTGCTGCTACGACAACTACAGATTTGGCTACAAAAACAACACTTTCTCCAACAAAAACCACAGCAGCACCAACAACGACTACAGCTGCTCACACAACAACCACACTGCAGACACAAGAGGAAGAGCTGTACCCTCAAAAACCACAGCGGCACCCAGATCATCATAAGCTGAAACATCAACAACAGAAGGGGCAACAACACCCTAAACCATGCGAACAACCAACAACCACAGTCGTCCCCACAaaaaccacagctgctccaacaacaaccacagctgcttctGTTACGACAACTAAAACTGTGGCTTCAACAACAACAGTCatccaaacaacaacaacaacagatgttcccccaacaaccacagcttccccaacaacaaccataGCTGCTGCTACGACAACAACAGCTGCAGCTACAACAACCAAAGCCATCCCCACAACCACAGATGCTCCCGGAACATACACGTCTACAACGACAACCACAGCCGCAGCACCGACAACCACAGCCAGCCCCACATCAACCACAGCTTCCCCCACATCAAACACAGATGCTGCTACGACAACAACAGCCGTCCAGCCAATATCCACAGCtgttcccacaacaaccacagcttcccCCACAACAACCATAGCTGCTGCTACGACAACAACAGCTACAACAACCAAAGCCATCCCCACAACAACAGATGCTCCAGGAACAACCACAGATGCTCCCGGAACAACCACATCTACAACGACAACCACAGCCGCAGCTCCGACAAGCACAGCATGCCCCACATCAACCAAAGCTTCCCCCGCATCAAACACAGATGCtactaagacaacaacagcagcCCGCCCAACATCCACAGCTGTCCCCACAACAACTACAGCTTCCCCCACAACAATCATAGCTGCTGCTACGACAACAACAGCTACAACAACCAAAGCCATCCCTACAACCACAGATGCTCCCGGAACAACCACGTCTACAACGACAACCACATCCGCAGCTCCGACAACCACAGCCAGCTCCACATCAACCACAGCTTCTGCCACATCAAACACAGATGCTGCTACGACAACAACAGCCGTCCAGCCAATATCCACAGCtgttcccacaacaaccacagcttcccCCACAACAACCATAGCTGCTGCTACGACAACAACAGCTACAATAACCAAAGCCACCCCCACAACCACAGATGCTCCCGGAACAACCACGTCTACAATGACAACCACATCCGCAGCTCCGACAACCACAGCCAGCCCCACATTACCCACAGCTTCCCCCACATCAAACACAGATGCTGCTAAAACAACAACAGCTACAACAACCAAAGCCATCCCCACAACCACAGATGCTCTCGGAACAACTACGTCTACAATGACAACCACAGCCACAGCTCCGACAACCACAGCCATTCCCACATCAACCACAGCTTCCCCCACATCAAACACAGATGCTGCTACGACAACAACAGCCGGCCCCACAACATCCACAGCTGTTCGTACAACAACCGTAGCTacccccacaacaaccacagctgccgccacaacaaccacagcttttTACACAACAACTACAGCTTCACCAATGATAACCACAGCTGTAACAATGATAACTCCAGCTTCTGCTACAACAACAACACCTGTTGCTCCAACAACTACTGTTGCCCCAACCAGTGATTCCACTGACCCTCCAACAGCAAATGAAGGTGTACTTATTCTGCATTTCCGGCTGAATCGTACATTTTTGGAAGACTACAAAAGTCCACAGTCCAATGAGTACCTTAATTTGGCTTCAAATCTGACATCTGAG TTGAATCAAGGATTCAAAAGAATATATCCTGTAATCTTCCTCAGATGCATCATCATCAGTTTCTG GTCTGGTTCTGTAGGTGTGACAACTAACTTGATCTTCACAAGCCAGTCTGTGGTCCCTGACGTTACAAATGTAGAGGTCTCCCTCAAGATTTCCATCGACACGTTCACAGTCTTCTTAAATGTTATTATTGGCAGTATCAAAGCTG AACTCCAGCAAAGCACGACTGCTACTACGCCTACCAACACAACGACAGCTAATCCCACAATTGCCACAGCTTAccacacaacaaccacagcggcttCTACAACAACCACATCCAtggcaacaacaaccacagctgctccccaAACAACCACATATGTTTCAACAACAACTACAGCCACACCAATGACATCTACAGCTGTGGCTCTGAAAAGTACAGTTGTGGCTACAACAATCACAGCTGCAATCGAAACAACCACATCTGCATCAATGACAACCACAGCCGTAGCCACAAAAACCATAGCCACAGCTCCAACAACCACAGTTGCCACCACAACAAccccagctgctcccacaacaaccacagatgcACCCACAACAACCTCATATTTAATAACAACAACTACAGCATTTCCAACAACCACAATAGCCTCCTCTTACACAACCACAGCTgatccaacaacaaccacagctttcCCCACGACAACCACAGTTGCTGCTACTTCAACAACAGCTTTGGATACAAAAACAACCATTTCTCCATCAAAAACCTCAGCTTCTGCAAGAACAACCAAAGCGATTCACACAACAACCGAATCCCtgcccacaacaaccacatccctgcccacaacaaccacagctccaGCTACAACATCTGAAGCCCTTCCCACAACAACTGAACCACTGCCCACAACAACCGCAGTGAATCCAACAAAAATCACAGATTCACCGACAAAAAACACATCTGCTCCCACCACTACAGCAGCTCCCACAACCATAATAGCTTCCATTAGTACAaacacagctgctcccacaacaaccacatatGCACCAACCACAACCACAGCATCTCCAATAACATCTACAGCAGAGGCTTCAAAAAGTACAGCTGAGGCCACAAAAAACACAATtgcaccaacaacaaccacatcatcttccacaacaaccacagctgctcccacaacaacaactgctgttgCTACATCAACAAAAGCTGCAGAAACAACAACCGACGTTCTGCCCACAACTACATCTGCTCTGACTACAGTCACAGATTCACCCACAACAACTACAATTGCTcccacaaccacagctgctcccacaacaaccaaacCCCTGTCCACTACAACTagagctcctgctacaacatccgaagcccttcccacaacaactgaacccctgcccacaacaaccacagctcctGCTACGACATCTGAAGACCTTCCCACAACAACTGAACCACtgcccacaacaaccacatctgCTCCCACCACTACAGCAGCTCCCACAACCATAATAGCTTACATTACTACAAGCACAGCTTCCCCCAAAACAACCACAGCAACATTAATGACATCTACAGCAGCAGCTATGACAAGTACAGCTGTAGCTACAACCACTACAGATGCActcacaacaaccacaaccacagctgctcccattATAaacacagctgctcccacaacaaccacatctgCACCACCTACAACCACAGCATCTCCAATAACATCTACAGCAGAGGCTTCAACAAGTACAGCTGAGGCCACAAAAACTACAATtgcaccaacaacaaccacaactgaACCACtgcccacaacaaccacatctgCTCCCACCACTACAGCAGCTCCCACAACGATAATAGCTTCCATTACTACAAGCACAGCTTCCCCCAAAACAACCACAGCAACATTAATGACATCTACAGCAGCAGCTATGACAAGTACAGCTGAAGCTACAACCACTACAGATGCACTCACAACAGCTGTGGCTTCAACAACCACAGATGCACCCACAACAATCCAAAAAATGTTGACAACAACTACAGAAGCTCCCAGAACCACCACAGCTTCCCCTACAACAACCACAGCAGtactcacaacaaccacagcatcTACCACAAAAACCACAGTAACCGCTGCTACGACAACTACAGATTTGGCTACAAAAACAACACTTTCTCCAACAAAAACCACAGCAGCACCAACACCGACTACAACTGCTCACACAACAACCACACTGCAGACACAAGAAGAAGAGCTGCACCCTCAAAAACCACAGCGGCACCCAGATCATCATAAGCTGAAACATCAACAACAGAAGGGGCAACAACACCCTAAACCATGCGAACAACCAACAACCACAGTCGTCCCCACAAAAACCACTGCTGCTAAAACAACAACCACAGCCGCTTCTGCTACGACAACTAAAACTGTGGCTTCAACAACAACAGCCatccaaacaacaacaacaacagctgttcccccaacaaccacagcttccccaacaacaaccataGCTGCTGCTACAACAACAATAGCTACAGCTACAACAACCAAAGCCATCCCCACAACCACAGATGCTCCCGGAACATCCATGTCTACAATGACAACCACAGCCGCAGCACCGACAACCACAGCCAGCTCCACATCAACCACAGCTTCTGCCACATCAAACACAGATGCTGCTACGACAACAACAGCCGTCCAGCCAATATCCACAGCtgttcccacaacaaccacagcttcccCCACAACAACCATAGCTGCTGCTACGACAACAACAGCTACAATAACCAAAGCCACCCCCACAACCACAGATGCTCCCGGAACAACCACGTCTACAATGACAACCACATCCGCAGCTCCGACAACCACAGCCAGCCCCACATTACCCACAGCTTCCCCCACATCAAACACAGATGCTGCTAAAACAACAACAGCTACAACAACCAAAGCCATCCCCACAACCACAGATGCTCTCGGAACAACTACGTCTACAATGACAACCACAGCCGCAGCTCCGACAACCACAGCCATTCCCACATCAACCACAGCTTCCCCCACATCAAACACAGATGCTGCTACGACAACAACAGCCGGCCCCACAACATCCACAGCTGTTCGTACAACAACCGTAGCTacccccacaacaaccacagctgccgccacaacaaccacagcttttTACACAACAACTACAGCTTCACCAATGATAACCACAGCTGTAACAATGATAACTCCAGCTTCTGCTACAACAACAACACCTGTTGCTCCAACAACTACTGTTGCCCCAACCAGTGATTCCACTGACCCTCCAACAGCAAATGAAGGTGTACTTATTCTGCATTTCCGGCTGAATCGTACATTTTTGGAAGACTACAAAAGTCCACAGTCCAATGAGTACCTTAATTTGGCTTCAAATCTGACATCTGAG TTGAATCAAGGATTCAAAAGAATATATCCTGTAATCTTCCTCAGATGCATCATCATCAGTTTCTG GTCTGGTTCTGTGGGTGTGACAACTAACTTGATCTTCACAAGCCAGTCTGTGGTCCCTGACGTTACAAATGTAGAGGTCTCCCTCAAGATTTCCATCGACACGTTCACAGTCTTCTTAAATGTTATTATTGGCAGTATCAAAGCTG AACTCCAGCAAAGCACGACTGCTACTACGCCTACCAACACAACGACAGCTAATCCCACAATTGCCACAGCTTAccacacaacaaccacagcggcttCTACAACAACCACATCCAtggcaacaacaaccacagctgctccccaAACAACCACATATGTTTCAACAACAACTACAGCCACACCAATGACATCTACAGCTGTGGCTCTGAAAAGTACAGCTGTGGCTACAACAATCACAGCTGCAATCGAAACAACCACATCTGCATCAATGACAACCACAGCCGTAGCCACAAAAACCATAGCCACAGCTCCAACAACCACAGTTGCCACCACAACAAccccagctgctcccacaacaaccacagatgcACCCACAACAACCTCATATTTAATAACAACAACTACAGCATTTCCAACAACCACAATAGCCTCCTCTTACACACCCACAGCTgatccaacaacaaccacagctttcCCCACGACAACCACAGTTGCTGCTACTTCAACAACAGCTTTGGATACAAAAACAACAATTTCTCCATCAAAAACCTCAGCTTCTGCAAGAACAACCAAAGCGATTCACACAACAACCGAATCCCtgcccacaacaaccacatccccgcccacaacaaccacagctccaGCTACAACATCTGAAGCCCTTCCCACAACAACTGAACCACTGCCCACAACAACCGCAGTGAATCCAACAAAAATCACAGATTCACCGACAAAAAACACATCTGCTCCCACCACTACAGCAGCtcccacaaccacaaccacagcaTCTCCAATAACACCTACAGCAGAGGCTTCAAAAATTACAGCTGAGGCCACAAAAAACACAATtgcaccaacaacaaccacatcatcttccacaacaaccacagctgctcccacaacaacaactgctgttgCTACATCAACAAAAGCTGCAGAAACAACAACCAACCTCCTGCCCACAACTACATCTGCTCTGACTACAGTCACAGATTCACCCACAACAACTACAATTGCTcccacaaccacagctgctcccacaacaaccaaacCCCTGTCCACTACAACTagagctcctgctacaacatccgaagcccttcccacaacaactgaacccctgcccacaacaaccacagctcctGCTACGACATCTGAAGACCTTCCCACAACAACTGAACCACtgcccacaacaaccacatctgCTCCCACCACTACAGCAGCTCCCACAACCATAATAGCTTACATTACTACAAGCACAGCTTCCCCCAAAACAACCACAGCAACATTAATGACATCTACAGCAGCAGCTATGACAAGTACAGCTGTAGCTACAACCACTACAGATGCActcacaacaaccacaaccacagctgctcccattATAaacacagctgctcccacaacaaccacatctgCACCACCTACAACCACAGCATCTCCAATAACATCTACAGCAGAGGCTTCAACAAGTACAGCTGAGGCCACAAAAACTACAATtgcaccaacaacaaccacaactgaACCACtgcccacaacaaccacatctgCTCCCACCACTACAGCAGCTCCCACAACGATAATAGCTTCCATTACTACAAGCACAGCTTCCCCCAAAACAACCACAGCAACATTAATGACATCTACAGCAGCAGCTATGACAAGTACAGCTGAAGCTACAACCACTACAGATGCActcacaacaaccacaaccacagctgctgctacAACAATAACAACATCTACAGCAACAACATCCAAAACCTcgcccacaacaaccacagctgctcccactacaaacacagctgctcccacaacaaccacaactacACCAACCACAACCACAGCATCTCCAATAACATCTACAGCAGAGGCTTCAACAAGTACAGCTGAGGCCACAAAAACTACAATtgcaccaacaacaaccacatcatactccacaacaacaacagctgctcccacaacaactgctGATGCTACAACAACAAAAGCTACAGCAACAACAACCATTGTCATGCCCACCACAACAACATCTGCTCCAACTACAATAACAGATTTGcccacaacaaacacaattgctcCCACAACAGCAGCAGATCCACCAACTAAAGTGTTTCCCACAACAACAGCTGCTCCCACAAAAACCAGAGCACCTGCTACAACAACCAAAGCCCTTCACACAACAACTGAACCCCTGCCCACAACAACTGAACCACtgcccacaacaaccacatctgCTCCCACCACTACAGCAGCTCCCACAACCATAATAGCTTCCATTACTACAAGCACAGCTTCCCCAAAAACAACCACAGCGACATTAATGACATCTACAGCAGCAGCTTCAACAAGTACAGCTGTAGCTACAACCACTACAGATgcactcacaacaacaacaacatccgaAGACTTTCCCACAACAACTGAACCCctgcccacaacaaccacagctcctgctacaacatccgaagaccttcccacaacaactgaacccctgcccacaacaaccacagctcctgctacaacatccgaa CACAGTTTCCCCCAACACAACCACAGCAACACTAATGACATCTACAGCAGCAGCTATGATAAGTACAGCTGCAGCTACAACCACTACAGATGCAGCCACAACAACCACTACCACAGCTGCTtctacaacaataacaacagctaCAGCAACAACACCCAAAACCTcgcccacaacaaccacatctgCACCAACCACAACCACAGCATCTCCAATAACATCTACAGCAGAGGCTTCAACAA cagtGCCAacatcaaccacagcagctcccactacactCACAGCTTCACCATCGACAACCACAGTTGCTGCAAAGACCACCAACACCCACCACACAACAACCATAGTTTcagccacaacaaccacagctgctgtaACTACCACAGCTACAGCTGCACCAACGTCAACTACAGCTGCTAA